From Thermothelomyces thermophilus ATCC 42464 chromosome 6, complete sequence, the proteins below share one genomic window:
- a CDS encoding histidine acid phosphatase yields MTPTATISAVLTCAGMAYARAGAGTPLDPVQPVVLPNGAMAKNPLAHLGGNGPWTTAPNVNGIPPDVPKNCYVDQAAYVLRHGSRYPDPGAHSGWLDMARRFREGDYSASGPLSFVHRWDTPLAHPEIQLSQLSQTGYKELSDLGYTLRTRYPNLYQEGEDFYVWANNYTRVIQTAQLFVRGYLGPNSTLLGKVVSVTGKGFPDQLANTLAPSDMCPAFKDDSEVQQSAWRSRWLPSFIERLSKYIRGNLTLQDSQWNDFPYICGFESQITGRLSPFCDTFTQEELEQYEYQQDLRYYYGLGPGASVSSKMMAPFLNALMQRFVDGPDAQGIAKGGALFKVPRLLMNFVNDGQLIQLAAATGVFDKQKPLPVNYIPRDRLWRSSRISPMRGTIAFERLNCRVRNSHGGWGLAREKNETFVRIRINEAVYPVPGCQGGPGQSCRLTDYAAYIARKVKAIGSFAALCNATDPATPRTVLGASFLTDLDQPHLQIVTP; encoded by the exons ATGACGCCTACCGCGACGATCAGCGCCGTGCTGACATGCGCCGGGATGGCCTATGCCCGAGCGGGTGCCGGCACGCCGCTGGACCCCGTGCAGCCCGTTGTGCTTCCCAATGGAGCCATGGCCAAGAATCCGTTGGCGCACCTTGGGGGTAACGGGCCCTGGACTACCG CTCCCAACGTCAACGGAATTCCCCCTGACGTGCCCAAGAACTGCTATGTTGACCAAGCGGCCTACGTCCTCCGTCACGGATCCCGCTACCCAGACCCAGGCGCTCACAGCGGCTGGCTGGACATGGCTCGCCGT TTCAGGGAGGGCGACTACTCCGCATCTGGGCCGTTGTCCTTTGTCCACCGTTGGGACACGCCCCTAGCGCACCCCGAAATTCAGCTTTCCCAACTCAGCCAGACCGGTTACAAGGAGCTGTCTGATCTGGGCTACACGCTAAGAACTCG CTACCCAAACCTTTACCAAGAGGGCGAAGACTTTTACGTCTGGGCCAATAATTATACTAGGGTGATTCAAACAGCCCAGCTGTTTGTCCGCGGCTACCTGGGGCCAAATTCGACGCTGCTTGGCAAGGTCGTTTCTGTCACCGGCAAAGGCTTCCCCGACCAGCTTGCCAACACCCTGGCACCTTCCGACATGTGTCCCGCATTCAAGGACGACAGCGAGGTGCAACAGTCGGCCTGGCGCTCCCGTTGGCTGCCTTCTTTCATCGAACGCCTCTCGAAGTACATCAGGGGGAACTTGACGCTCCAGGACTCGCAGTGGAACGACTTCCCTTATATATGCGGGTTTGAGTCCCAGATAACAGGCCGCCTCTCGCCGTTTTGCGACACTTTCACACAGGAGGAGCTGGAGCAGTACGAGTACCAGCAGGACCTACGGTACTATTACGGCCTGGGTCCCGGGGCGAGCGTGTCGTCCAAGATGATGGCGCCCTTTCTGAACGCACTGATGCAGCGCTTCGTCGATGGGCCCGATGCTCAGGGAATCGCCAAGGGCGGCGCCCTCTTCAAAGTGCCAAGACTGCTGATGAACTTTGTCAACGACGGGCAGCTCATCCAGCTCGCTGCCGCGACAGGTGTGTTTGACAAACAAAAACCTCTCCCGGTCAACTACATCCCCAGAGACCGCCTCTGGCGCAGCTCGCGTATCTCGCCGATGCGCGGCACCATTGCCTTTGAGCGTCTGAACTGCAGAGTCAGAAATAGTCACGGCGGTTGGGGGTTGGCGCGCGAAAAGAACGAGACCTTCGTCAGGATCCGCATCAACGAGGCTGTCTACCCCGTCCCGGGATGCCAGGGCGGGCCGGGCCAGTCGTGCCGTTTGACTGACTATGCCGCATACATCGCGCGCAAGGTCAAGGCCATCGGCAGCTTCGCGGCGCTCTGCAACGCCACCGACCCCGCTACGCCGCGGACTGTTCTGGGCGCGAGTTTTTTGACCGACTTGGACCAGCCGCACCTGCAGATTGTGACGCCTTGA
- a CDS encoding pyridine nucleotide-disulfide oxidoreductase-like protein: MRPFFMLALTALAAVANAAALPQTQTQKEPGLGTDYDAIIVGGGPAGLSAASGLARVRRNVLLIDSGEYRNAPTRHMHDVPGFDGVTPAYFRWAARQQISYYKTVTMVNGTVFKIQPGNEKNTYFVVSSREPGAEGGEEVKERTARKVVLATGLRDLLPETPGVRENWGKGIFWCPWCDGHEHADQTLGLLGSLDNVPAAVREMLTLNRDIIAFVNGTDTPEVRAVTEKKLARWETYLQLHNVRLDNRTISAIVRLQNGTDGSEDPSLPTAPEHDFFRVDFTNGEPEYRAAFLAAFPSEQTSSVGEDLGVQLLGGRLFANQSAGLVTNIPGVYAVGDANSDNTTNVPHALFSGKRTAVFLHVAIAREDAERELNETEVSKRDLEPVARSLWDTVNGPPGDILYAGEFDQ, encoded by the exons ATGCGTCCCTTCTTCATGCTGGCGCTGACGGCGCTGGCCGCAGTGGCCAACGCGGCTGCTCTCCCCCAGACCCAGACACAGAAAGAGCCCGGTCTCGGCACCGACTACGATGCCATCAttgtcggcggcggccctgCCGGACTGAGCGCGGCCAGCGGCTTGGCGCGGGTGCGCAGGAATGTCCTGCTGATCGACTCGGGCGAGTACCGCAACGCGCCGACGAGGCACATGCACGATGTGCCGGGGTTCGACGGCGTCACGCCCGCCTACTTCCGCTGGGCGGCCCGCCAGCAGATCTCTTACTATAAGACCGTCACCATGGTCAACGGCACCGTGTTCAAGATCCAGCCCGGTAACGAGAAGAACACGTACTTTGTCGTGTCGAGTCGCGAGCCCGGAGCCGAGGGTGGCGAAGAGGTGAAGGAGCGCACCGCCCGCAAGGTCGTGCTGGCCACGGGCCTGCGCGACCTCCTCCCGGAGACGCCCGGCGTGCGCGAGAACTGGGGCAAGGGCATCTTCTGGTGCCCCTGGTGCGACGGGCACGAGCACGCCGACCAGACGCTGGGCCTGCTCGGTAGCCTCGACAACGTGCCGGCGGCCGTGCGCGAGATGTTGACGCTCAATCGGGACATCATCGCCTTCGTCAACGGCACCGACACCCCCGAGGTGCGCGCGGTCACCGAGAAGAAGCTCGCCCGCTGGGAGACGTACCTGCAGCTGCACAACGTCCGCCTCGACAACCGGACCATCTCGGCCATCGTCCGCCTCCAAAACGGCACCGACGGTTCCGAGGACCCCAGCCTGCCTACGGCCCCCGAGCACGACTTCTTCCGCGTCGATTTCACCAACGGCGAGCCCGAATACCGTGCCGCCTTCCTGGCCGCCTTCCCCTCCGAGCAGACCTCCAGCGTCGGCGAGGACCTCGGCGTCCAGCTGCTTGGCGGCCGCCTGTTCGCCAACCAGAGCGCCGGCCTCGTCACCAACATCCCCGGCGTCTACGCCGTCGGCGACGCCAACTCGGACAACACCACCAACGTGCCCCACGCCCTGTTCTCCGGGAAGCGCACCGCAGTCTTCCTGCATG TCGCGATCGCACGAGAGGATGCTGAGAGGGAACTGAACGAGACCGAGGTGTCCAAGAGAGACCTCGAGCCCGTTGCGCGGTCGCTGTGGGACACCGTCAACGGCCCCCCTGGTGACATTCTCTACGCTGGCGAATTTGATCAGTAA